AACAAGGTTGAACTGCAAGCCAAGGCAGACAATCTCACAGATGAGATCAACTTCCTGAGAGCCTTGTATGATGCAGTAAGCATCTCCACTGTCcttctgtttactctgatggggTCTGCAAGGGGAGAAGATATATAGGGTTGGGTATCTCTGTAAATGTCAGAAGTGAAGTTGATCTTATGACCTTCTGTTCTGCAGGAGCTGTCCCAGATGCAGACCCACATCTCAGACACATCCGTCGTGCTATCCATGGACAACAACCGCAACCTGGACCTGGACAGCATCATCGCCGAGGTCAAGGCCCAATATGAGGAGATTGCTCAGAGAAGCCGGGCTGAGGCTGAGTCCTGGTACCAGACCAAGGTGAGCAGGGAGTGTACAGCTGCTGAGGAATCCTTGTGTCCATCCCTGAATACCAGAGGACTGCAGACTTCACTGGGGACATCACCTGACAGGAAGCTGGGGTCCTCTCCCAGGACATGCACTCTGCACTATTAGAGTAGACATTTGCGCAACTTATGCCCAAgtcagagaggaaaaagaaccCAATGCAGGAGGAAAGCTGCCACAGACAAGGACATAGTCATCTCTCCATTTAGCTTCACCCTGATTGCTGACTTTTAGAAACTGGTACAGAACATTTCTACTCCCTAAAGAAACTAGGCAGGCAGTGATGCCATAATTAGGATGGTCTGTGACTCCAGAGTTTAGTATCCACCCATCACATAACATCAACTTTTCCTCAAATTTCTTGGGGAGAAGCCATTAGGTCCACTTCATGACATGCATGATACACAAGTGAAAGTCATCACTCCCAGGTAAGAACCCATAgacactgtctctctctccccctctggGCTGCAGTACGAGGAGCTGCAGGTCACAGCAGGCAGACATGGGGACGAGCTGCGCAACACCAAGCAGGAGATTGCTGAGATCAACCGCATGATCCAGAGGCTGAGATCTGAGATCGACCATGTCAAGAAGCAGGTACAGTGAAGTGCAATGGAGAAAGAAGCATCATTTTTTGCTAGACCCATCAGGCAGTTATTAGCCATTATTTGAGATAATTCCTGAAATGTAAACCAATACTAGGGTGAGGAACATGTGTAGTTCTTGCCCTCAGTGAGAACTCAATAAAGAAGTGAATCCCACCCAAGAGGATGAGCCTCTGAGGCACGAGCAAGGCCAGGTCTCAACAGTCAGGTAAAAAGTCATCACCTCTCCTACAGATGGtcataattttgtatattttaatgtgGCATCCAGATGCATTCCTCAAAATTATTCTTGTTGTAGTTTTGAAAACAGCACTCAATACAAACCGAGCATTCATCTTCCATATGGCTTGTATTTGCGTCCATTGTAGTGTCTCCCATAAGATGCAAAGCACATTATCAGGCAGGTGCATAATACAAGGGGCATAGGACATTGTCACTTGACTCCCAGACTAGACAAATATTGCCAAATTGAGAAATACTGGACAGGAATAGTCAGAGCTCATTCTCTGTCAATTTTGGGTTACAGGACCCTAGTTCACTAAACAAGAGCCAGCCTCTTCTGGAGGAGGAGACAAGAagttccttctcttcctttcccctcctAGTGTGCCAGCCTGCAGGCTGCCATTGCTGATGCTGAGCAGCGTGGGGAGATGGCCCTCAAGGATGCCAAGAACAAGCTGGAAGGGCTGGAGGATGCCCTGCAGAAGGCCAAGCAGGACCTGGCCCGGTTGCTGAAGGAGTACCAGGAGCTGATGAATGTGAAGCTGGCCCTGGACGTGGAGATCGCCACCTACCGCAAGCTGCTGGAGGGCGAGGAGTGCAGGTGGGTAACTGACCCGACTTCCTCCAACAGCTGAGTCCATCTTCAAGGTGCCTGGCACTGAGCACAACTCTAGGGTGCACTGCACATGGCTGTAATTGTTCTTCTTGAGAGAAAACTAAAAGAGCAGTTTCCCATGGACTCTTCCACCCACCGAGGCTGCCCACGCTGGTCCAGGGAAGGAAGAGCTCTCTGAGGTCTCACCCTCCCTGTGTTCCTCTCCACAGGCTGAATGGCGAAGGCGTTGGACAAGTCAACATCTGTAAGTACCTTTGCTTGCCTTCCTCCCTTGCCCTTGCACTCTTCTGACTGAGCTCAGGCCGGCAGCATGAGCTCACCGTGGCTTCTTGTGTCCTTGTCCTCTCTCCACCACAGCTGTAGTGCAGTCCACTGTCTCCAGTGGCTATGGCGGTGCCAGCGGCATCGGCAGTGGCTTAGGCCTGGGTGGAGGAAGCAGCTACTCCTATGGCAGTGGTCTTGGCGTTGGAGGTGGCTTCAGTTCCAGCAGCGGCAGAGCCATTGGGGGTGGCCTCAGCTCTGTTGGAGGTGGCAGTTCCACCATCAAGtacaccaccacctcctcctccagcaAGAAGAGCTACAAGCACTAAAGTGCTGCCACCAGCTCTCGGTCCCACAGTCCTCAGGCCCTTCTCTGGCTGCAGAGCCATCTCCTCAGGTTGCCTGtcctctcctggcctccagtCTCCCCTGCTGTCCCAGGTAGAACTGGGGATGGATGCTTAGTGCCCTCACTTCTCTCTGTCTACACCTGCCCCATCTGAGCACCCATTGTTCACCATCAGATCAACCTTTGATTTTACATCATAATGTAATCACCACTGGAGCTTCACTTTGTTACTAAATTATTAATTTCTTGCCTCCAAAATTGTTATCTCTGAGGCTGAGCATTATAAGAAAATGATCTCTGCTCCTTTTCATTACTGAAAATCGCCTGGAGCTTATTTCAGAACAACTTCCACTTATTTTCCATTGGCTCCCAAACTCCCTGTGTTAAAAGTATTGTGAACCCCCCTGCAGTATCCGTGGAAGCACAAGTGACTAGTTGTATGATGTACACAGTCTGTCTCCCTGCGATGATTTCTCTGCTCTTTGCTCTTTGTAATTTCTAAATAAAGCaggttttaaaataatgcatggTACCAATATTTCTTCAGCTTTTTCAGTTGAcaaatgcctttttatttttaactgataaTCCATATCCCCATGTGCTTAAAACTTCTCCTTTAGAGAGGTTCAATTAACAGCACTATCGCATCCTGATATTCAGGTATCTTCTCTGATCAAATTCCTCCTAAATGTTTGGCAAGTGGAGTGGGAGTCATCTGGTCCACCATGATTATCCACTCTGGTTTTACTGTAT
This window of the Nomascus leucogenys isolate Asia chromosome 11, Asia_NLE_v1, whole genome shotgun sequence genome carries:
- the KRT6C gene encoding keratin, type II cytoskeletal 6C, which codes for MASTSTTIRNHSSSHRGFSASSARLPGVSRSGFSSVSVSRSRGSGGLGGACGGAGFGSRSLYGLGGSKRISIGGRSCAISGGYGSRAGGSYGFGGAGSGFGFGGGAGIGFGLGGGAGLAGGFGGPGFPVCPPGGIQEVTVNQSLLTPLNLQIDPTIQRVRAEEREQIKTLNNKFASFIDKVRFLEQQNKVLDTKWTLLQEQGTKTVRQNLEPLFEQYINNLRRQLDSIVGERGRLDSELRNMQDLVEDLKNKYEDEINKRTAAENEFVTLKKDVDAAYMNKVELQAKADNLTDEINFLRALYDAELSQMQTHISDTSVVLSMDNNRNLDLDSIIAEVKAQYEEIAQRSRAEAESWYQTKYEELQVTAGRHGDELRNTKQEIAEINRMIQRLRSEIDHVKKQCASLQAAIADAEQRGEMALKDAKNKLEGLEDALQKAKQDLARLLKEYQELMNVKLALDVEIATYRKLLEGEECRLNGEGVGQVNISVVQSTVSSGYGGASGIGSGLGLGGGSSYSYGSGLGVGGGFSSSSGRAIGGGLSSVGGGSSTIKYTTTSSSSKKSYKH